Genomic DNA from Hyperolius riggenbachi isolate aHypRig1 chromosome 10, aHypRig1.pri, whole genome shotgun sequence:
ATATCATACAGGGAATACCGGTCCCGGAATACTGGTCTGCCCAATTTAGGAATATATTTGTTCGGCCTCCTTTATTACGTTCACGAAATAAATATGAGCACTTTACCAGCTTTGAACAGGCTCTGCCGCCTAGAGGTTAATGTATGCATGATAAAAGCCGATAGACCAACGTCACTCAGCTCATATATTGATATGAATCAGCCTAAACCGCAAATCGTTAAAATAAGTGGCCTAGAGGTGGGAAGAAACTACTACGTGTAGGAGCCCCACTGCACGGGTGACTAGCCAATAATCTGTTTACTAATATCgggtgctgcaaaaaaaaaaaaaaaaaaaagatcaggagCATATTCTATGACAGGCCGCCTAACAATCAGACAGGTAATAAACCAGCTCCGTAGTGATTTGGTGGGTGGCTCTTAGAAGAGCCTTTGGGGTGTGCTTTGTATCCGGGCAGCGCTGTTACTTGGCGCTGGTGTATTTGGTGACGGCCTTGGTGCCCTCGGACACGGCGTGCTTGGCCAGCTCTCCCGGCAGCAGCAGGCGGACGGCGGTCTGGATCTCCCGGGAGGTGATGGTGTGGCGCTTGTTGTAATGAGCCAGACGGGAAGCTTCCCCGGCGATGCGCTCGAAGATGTCATTGACGAAGGAGTTCATGATGCTCATGGCCTTGGAAGAGATACCGGTGTCGGGATgtacctgcttcagcaccttgtaCACGTAGATGGCGTAACTCTCCTTCCTGCTCTTCCTACGCTTCTTGCCGTCCTTCTTCTGGCTCTTGCTCACAGCTTTCTTGGAGCCCTTCTTGGGAGCAGGAGCGGACTTGGCTGGCTCAGGCATTCTGTGCAGTTTCTGGCTCTGGAATCAGCCGCTGAGAAAACAAAACAATGCTCGGCTGTCGCGCTGCTGCTCTATATATTGGCGGCTGGCTGCGCGCGCTTGTGGAACACTCGCTCTGCTATTGGTCAGAATAATGGTGCTTTCATAACTCCGCCCTTACGAGGCTACTATTGGGCCATCTAACAACTGAGCAGCCATTGGATGCATTTGGCAACGACCAATCAGATGCTGTTAGTGGGGATAAAAGCAGAGCAGCGGGATGGAGGCGGTAATATTTCTCCTGCACTCAGAGCGGAAGCATCATGTCTGGACGCGGCAAACAAGGCGGCAAGGCCCGTGCTAAGGCCAAGACTCGCTCCTCCCGGGCCGGCCTGCAGTTCCCAGTCGGCCGTGTTCACCGTCTGCTGAGGAAGGGCAACTATGCGGAGCGGGTGGGGGCCGGAGCTCCGGTCTATCTGGCCGCAGTGCTGGAGTACCTGACCGCTGAGATCCTGGAGCTGGCTGGCAACGCCGCCCGGGACAACAAGAAGACCCGCATCATCCCCCGCCACCTGCAGCTGGCTGTCCGCAACGACGAGGAGCTCAACAAGCTGCTGGGTGGGGTGACCATCGCCCAGGGGGGAGTCCTGCCCAACATCCAGGccgtgctgctgcccaagaagaCCGAGAGCCACAAGGCGGCCAAGAGCAAGTAATTCCCTGCAGCAGCGGCCGCcggacacacacagtacagaaccACAAAGGCTCTTCTCAGAGCCACCCACACGGTCTATACAGAGCTGATTATACCATATATTTCGCATTCTATAGTTTATGCACCTGGGAGATTATGTACAGCACTGCTTTGTATTAGTTTATACCGGATTTCTGTACCTAATTTGTAGTTTCCCTAATGCCCCCTATAGCCAATCTGAGAAGTATAAGCTGTTTGCAGAGACCACTGCAGGTGAATTAGATTCTATAAAAAGATCTATCAGCCCAATACACAAGTGATGACGTTCGGGTTGATCCTGCTGAGTGCGGGAGACACCGCTTCTGGTACATGTAGAAAGTAACTTACACTTCACACGCATGTTCCTATAGTAGCTCTATAGGCGTGTAATGTATGGAGGCCGACAAGTCCTCAGACTCCGCGCAAAGCTCTTCTATAACAAAGTGTGCAACAGTGCTATAAGCAGGCAATGCTGTTACTATTACTGCACATATGGTGGTGGATCTCCTGCCGgctttttttaatactgtagaaaacatttctttaatttataaagtataatgaaTGCATTTGAGGATTAGTGTTTCAATCACAACCACCCAGTACAAACAATAGGAAGTGTATCTGCACACTAACTGCCTCATTCACAATATGCAGAGCAATATTCTGGCAATGCTATTGGCTGGGCGGAGAAGCTTCTGTAGCTATGATTGGCTGAGGCAGAGCAGTCGCTATTTTCATGTTTGCCGACGAAATTCCTCGGAGCTGCCCGGATGGATGTGCGGTTGTTGTAGCGGGAGCTTCTATTCAGCATTTACTATATATTCCCCGCCGTATTCAGCCTTTCCTCGGCTCTGCTGCTACTATAATGCCAGGCCCGAGGCAGAGTTCCCCCATAAGAAGCACGTGAGGTTTGTGTTTCTGCTGTAACATTTACAGGGGGAATCCTGGAGGGACACAGATCGTCATTTAGCAGCACAGCCGTCACATTATGCCCAGTGTGAGGGGAAACATGCCGGAGAGCCTATGCAGAAGTGTTACTTGtgatgctttgtgagctgacagaGCACATCACTGCCAATATAAGCCCTGATCTGTAGGGAGCGCTGCTGctaaatgtcagaaatgtaacATTGTATGTAATATTAGAGGAAGCAGAACAACCAACACTTAATAACTTATAAGAAATTAGACACATACAAAATGATTTTTGCAAAATCCgcctgtggctccgccccctccaaaAGTACAAAGTGTATCAAAGAGCAACATTCAGGGTCTGAGAAAATCATGATTATACTGAATCACCGTTTAGTTCAGTTATAAAAATGCTTGGATAAGCCTCCGCACGTGACACACAGGGAAGCgttgctactgctacagtgtatATTCATTATACAGAAAGAAAGTAGCTACAACTGTTATGAGGGTAACAATGATACATCCGCCCgtggctcctccccctcagcGCAGTCTCCTGTCAGGTCCGCTCAGCCTGTATAAGAGGAGGGGAGGCGGCAGCGCACAGCATTGTGTATCTCCAGCAGAGAAGAAGCATCATGTCTGGCAGAGGAAAGGGCGGTAAAGGTCTCGGGAAAGGAGGCGCCAAGCGGCACAGGAAGGTGCTCCGGGACAACATCCAGGGCATCACTAAGCCCGCCATCCGCCGCCTGGCCCGCAGAGGGGGTGTCAAGCGTATCTCCGGCCTCATCTATGAGGAGACCCGCGGAGTGCTGAAGGTTTTCCTGGAGAATGTCATCCGCGATGCCGTCACCTACACCGAGCACGCCAAGAGGAAGACCGTCACCGCCATGGATGTGGTGTACGCCCTGAAACGCCAGGGGCGCACCCTCTACGGCTTCGGCGGCTAAACTACCCTGACTCCATCCCGACTACACAAAAGGCCCTTCTCAGGGCCACCCACCACCTCTATAGAAAGCGCTGTTGTAATACTACGTATGTACACAATTATTCACACTGACACTTATTATAGCGTCTGGGGTTGGGGGAATACAGTTCTGTATTGACACGGTAGGTGATACATGTACTACATATCAGACTCCGCACTTTATTTTATGAAACGGGATGATCCATAAGATGCACATTTTTGAGGAAGGATCACCGCCTCCACAGAAGCGCTATACAGTACTGTATGTATTGATGTCATACATGGAAGGGGAGTGATAAGGAGGTTAATACGCTCTGTATCATGTGAGGTCAACTGGCGATACATTGTAACCATATGGCTCCCGGATACACTTGCCTGAGCACCTTGCCAGCTGTGTTTTTAGCACAGAAGACCTACAAACACGTAAACGTTGAATCATGTTGCTGTTACATGTGAGCTTAGTATGTATCTATCTGAGGAAACAAAGTATCAGCTTTGCTGCACATATTCTCAGGACCACCCACCGCCTCTATAGAAAGCGTAGTACTTTGTGCATCAATGTCATATTGATGGTTACATTGATTTCCGTCATAGTATCGGGGAATACAGCTGTTTTGTATTCATACCCCAGAAGAAAAATGTTCACCACATGGTGGCAGCACTTTGTTTTATTATACAAGAACAAACGAGTATTGAACAGTTTCTATACACTGTAGCAGGCCAGGAAGTGAGATTTGATACATTATACACAggcccggattaccgaccaggcaacaaaagcagtactTGGGGCcctcattcagagtcaaaggggctccatcagcacataaaccagcccttgccatcctgtcagcggtggctggatggtataatggttaaagggactctgagcagtacagtaactatggaaagatgcatatcattttaaagctctctttctcctctttccaatgatatataaaccgtctCCCTATGCCTTTTGAATCAAGTATGTCTGCACACCTATATATACCTGCAGTGTGCTAGGGTCCAACAACATATCTTTTTGCAACAAtaataaattaatattttttgCTACATTATTCCTGAGTGGtgctttttaaccaccctggcgttctgattaaatcgccagggtggctgcgggagggtttttttcaaataaaaaaaaaactatttcatgcagccaactgaaagttggctgcatgaaagcccactagagggcgctccggaggcgatcttccgatcgcctccggcgcccagaataaacaaggaaggccgcaatgagcggccttccttgttttgcttatatcgtcgccatagcgacgagcggagtgacgtcatcgacgtcagccgacgtcctgacgtcagccgcctccgatccagcccttagcgctggccggaactttttgttccggctgcgcagggctcaggcggctaggggggccctctttcgccgctgctcgcggcgaatcgccgcagagcggcggcga
This window encodes:
- the LOC137534426 gene encoding histone H2A type 2-B produces the protein MSGRGKQGGKARAKAKTRSSRAGLQFPVGRVHRLLRKGNYAERVGAGAPVYLAAVLEYLTAEILELAGNAARDNKKTRIIPRHLQLAVRNDEELNKLLGGVTIAQGGVLPNIQAVLLPKKTESHKAAKSK
- the LOC137534436 gene encoding histone H4, yielding MSGRGKGGKGLGKGGAKRHRKVLRDNIQGITKPAIRRLARRGGVKRISGLIYEETRGVLKVFLENVIRDAVTYTEHAKRKTVTAMDVVYALKRQGRTLYGFGG
- the LOC137534434 gene encoding histone H2B 1.1-like — its product is MPEPAKSAPAPKKGSKKAVSKSQKKDGKKRRKSRKESYAIYVYKVLKQVHPDTGISSKAMSIMNSFVNDIFERIAGEASRLAHYNKRHTITSREIQTAVRLLLPGELAKHAVSEGTKAVTKYTSAK